ATATTTTTGTTTACGTATGCACATAATGTACGAACctgtaaaaataattcatatagAATTTCTTCTGTTACTTTCTCACTTAAATTTCCACACCAAACAGTACGAATATCTTCATCCATAATAATGGAATATAATGGAAAtactttatatttacaaaattaattttaatcaaaatcGAACTGTATATACGTGACGCAAAATGCGACGATCACATTCCGATTGTAATCCTTATAATTGACACTAGGGAGCATGAAAGTACAAATGCAATGTATGTACAAGGCGActcaaatgaattttattatttatggttGTATTTCAAAGAAGGAAATTAGGCGgttcatatgtatgtatttatattatcagtaacaatattttacaaaacaaaatattcttttaaaataaatgttatatttttgatcgaaatttatttcacaaaataagtatttaaaaaatatgattaaaacgtaatagcaaatgatttattattttaggtGACCGCATTTGAAGGAagtcaattatatttattatacaaaacaaTAGTAGTAAGAAAGTGaaatattaaactaaaatttATAATGTCCTCAAAGTTAAGTCAGTGTTCTGTACTTGAGATAGAAGAAATTCTTGATAGGAACTCAGATTCAGATACAGAAAAGCCTATAAATGCAGTAAACAAATTACAGAAGAAAAGTGTTAGAATACAAAATAcacaaaaaaatgtattaaatgtaagttcatatataaaaaatgcaaGTAATTTTGGTAAATATTTATCGAAATATGATGTTTTGTAGGGTGAAGCTACATCTTTGAAACTTAAATTAAGAAGATCTACAGAAcaaagtttatataaaattcaaagaAATTCTGAAGTTAAAGAGTCCCATCATGGGAAACAAAACGAGACTGAAGTATCCAGAGGTAGCAGAAATAGAAGACCCCCAGTGAGATTTTCCGCTTATCATTGTGATACATTACATGCAGAAAACTCTTCTCCTTCCTTGAGAAATAGAAagagtattaattataatgagGATAAGTTACTTATTAAATCTATTGTATCAACTATGGAAACAGAACAGAAAGTAACAAGatcaaaggaaaataaaaagtcGGATGCTGCTTTTGATAGTCATAATACAGAATGTAAACCATTGAATTCAAATGTTAGAAACAAACGACATCATATTCCTTCTACAAAAGATTCCGAGGATGACAGcgatacaaatattaaaattataaaagtaaaattagtAACAAAACCTAATAAATCTGAATATAATCTGAAAAGTATATTAGATTATTCTCCAGAAAGAAAGAGTATGACAAGgaaatcaaatttattaacaccAGTACGAAAAACTGCCACTCCTAGTAAAGCAGATAAACATAAAAGAACAATTTCTAATAGTGAACAGAAAGACATTCAGAATACTAACAATGTCAATGAAGAAGATTTATCTGATATGTACAAATGTATTACAATTTCATCAACAGATAATACTCCAACTACTACACGAAAACAGAGGAAAGTAGTTTCTAACACAGTACAAAAAAATGTCGAATTTACGAATAAAAGTGACATAGAAGAAGAATACTCAACTGACTTGCATAAACGTAAGAAAGTTTCATCGGTAAAAAGGAATATTCTAACACCACAAAATCGAAATAACATAGAAAAAAGTATAGAATCACGTTTAGAAGAAACGCACTTGAGTACTCCGAAATCACGTCCAataaaatgtagtaatttaacACCATCGATGCGAAAAAGAAATAGCGTTTTAATGAAACCAGCTACTCCATTGCAAGAAGCTAAGTCTAGGTTGCACGTTTGTGCTGTACCAAAGTCTTTGCCTTGCAGAGAAGAAGAGTTCAAcaatattttcacatttcttaGAGGAAAATTAGAAGATAAAAGTGGCGGGTATGTTGAAAAAAGATCTACACATTCTTTAAACACTCTTAACAAACTGAAAACATTTACAGGTGCATATATATAAGCGGTGTCCCAGGGACTGGTAAAACTGCGACTGTAAATGAAGCTGTGAGGTGCTTAAAAAAGTTGATAAGTAAAGGCCAGTTAGATGATTTTGATTATGTCGAAATTAATGGTATGAAACTGACAGAGCCAAGACAAGCTTATGTACAAATCTTAAAACAATTGAACGGTAATATAGTCACTTGGGAGCAAGCATATCATGTACTTGAAAAAAGGTTTCATAGGACAAATTCAAAGATGACATTACTCCTTGTAGATGAAGTACGACTTTCATTCATAAGATAAAACTTTTGCATATAATCTTCTTACATATTACTAATACTGTTGTATTATAATAGCTCGATTTTTTGTGTACAAAACGTCAAGATGTTGTATACAATTTGTTAGATTGGCCAACAAAGGCAACAGCACAATTAGTTGTTATTACGATAGCTAACACTATGGATTTACCCGAGAGAGTTTTAATGGGTCGTGTCACATCTCGCCTAGGCTTAACTCGATTAACTtttcaaccatacaattacaaacagtTACAAGAAATAGTAATGTCCAGACTTAAAGGTTTCAACGGCTTTCGGAATGAAGCTGTACAACTCGTTGCACGGTACGAGAATTATACTTTagtttttttatcaaattttaattcatgAAGTGTTTACATAAACAAATGATATATTTCAGAAAAGTTTCTGCTGTATCTGGAGATGCCAGACGAGCTCTAGACATTTGTCGTCGTGCTATGGAAATTGCAGAAGCACGACATGCCGAAAATATTTCCCTCCAAGATGTGACTGAGGCTGTGTCCGAAATGATCGCCTCGGCAAAAGTACAGGCTATAAAACATTGTTCGAAAATGgaacaaatatttttgcagGCAGTGTCTGCCGAAGTTACGCGGACCTCTGTCGAAGAAGTATATTTTAAAGATGCATATCGTCAGCTTGAAGCGCTATGCTCCTTTGATGGTTCGTTTAttcgttaaattgttaaaaaatataattgcattttgattgcatttattaatttgcGTTGCAGGTATAGAGGTACCTACCGTGACAGAAATTCTTGCCGTCTGTGCAAGATTGGGTGCTAGCCGGTTATTAATATGCGAACACTCAAGAAACGAtatatatcaaaaaattttattgaacgTTTCCATAGACGATATTCACTACGCTATACACGAGCTCAATTTACATTCAGAATAAGAAACATAATTTTTTTGAAGCAAATGTATTTTTATGCGTGACTGATGTGTTCTAAACAGTGCCTTAAATATATTAGATAATTTTATCGATGATCTATTTTCTACTcgattgtaatttttattaacgaaTTTTGTAACATAGAGTATCTACAGTtcgattaaattttataataaaacaagatattttttaaaattgttactgTTGCACGGAGAACACTTTTCGTATAAcgataatgtttattaatagtAATCGACATAATTATCAATATATATTGGTGAATTATGT
The nucleotide sequence above comes from Megachile rotundata isolate GNS110a chromosome 13, iyMegRotu1, whole genome shotgun sequence. Encoded proteins:
- the Orc1 gene encoding origin recognition complex subunit 1, with protein sequence MSSKLSQCSVLEIEEILDRNSDSDTEKPINAVNKLQKKSVRIQNTQKNVLNGEATSLKLKLRRSTEQSLYKIQRNSEVKESHHGKQNETEVSRGSRNRRPPVRFSAYHCDTLHAENSSPSLRNRKSINYNEDKLLIKSIVSTMETEQKVTRSKENKKSDAAFDSHNTECKPLNSNVRNKRHHIPSTKDSEDDSDTNIKIIKVKLVTKPNKSEYNLKSILDYSPERKSMTRKSNLLTPVRKTATPSKADKHKRTISNSEQKDIQNTNNVNEEDLSDMYKCITISSTDNTPTTTRKQRKVVSNTVQKNVEFTNKSDIEEEYSTDLHKRKKVSSVKRNILTPQNRNNIEKSIESRLEETHLSTPKSRPIKCSNLTPSMRKRNSVLMKPATPLQEAKSRLHVCAVPKSLPCREEEFNNIFTFLRGKLEDKSGGCIYISGVPGTGKTATVNEAVRCLKKLISKGQLDDFDYVEINGMKLTEPRQAYVQILKQLNGNIVTWEQAYHVLEKRFHRTNSKMTLLLVDELDFLCTKRQDVVYNLLDWPTKATAQLVVITIANTMDLPERVLMGRVTSRLGLTRLTFQPYNYKQLQEIVMSRLKGFNGFRNEAVQLVARKVSAVSGDARRALDICRRAMEIAEARHAENISLQDVTEAVSEMIASAKVQAIKHCSKMEQIFLQAVSAEVTRTSVEEVYFKDAYRQLEALCSFDGIEVPTVTEILAVCARLGASRLLICEHSRNDIYQKILLNVSIDDIHYAIHELNLHSE